From a region of the Gordonia sp. PP30 genome:
- a CDS encoding biotin--[acetyl-CoA-carboxylase] ligase, with product MTVPPLPDIATLTGSLAGTRWHDIHVIAETGSTNADLVARAGEPGIAGTVLIAGHQRTGRGRHTRVWQTPPGQLAVSAAVPVTAGAAAAVGWLSLLTGLAVRAAVGEITGIRPDLKWPNDVLVPAGTPGEGKKLSGILCEFAPSGHPDGGGIAVIGTGLNLDLTAARPPIETAACLRSLTGDVPDPTVVAIAYLRALSDLLTRWPSDLTALAADYRAASATLGKRVRLVLPGDREVIGRAIDVDDEGRIVVEGPDGRVTASAGDVTHLRPA from the coding sequence GTGACCGTTCCGCCGCTGCCCGACATCGCCACCCTGACCGGATCTCTGGCCGGTACCCGCTGGCACGACATCCACGTGATCGCCGAGACCGGCTCCACCAACGCCGACCTGGTGGCCCGCGCCGGCGAACCGGGGATCGCCGGCACCGTCCTGATCGCCGGGCACCAGCGCACCGGCCGCGGACGGCACACCCGCGTGTGGCAGACCCCGCCCGGTCAACTCGCCGTCTCCGCGGCGGTCCCGGTCACCGCGGGCGCCGCCGCCGCGGTCGGCTGGCTGAGCCTGCTGACCGGGCTGGCCGTGCGCGCCGCGGTCGGCGAGATCACCGGAATCCGTCCCGATCTCAAATGGCCGAACGACGTCCTCGTCCCGGCCGGGACACCCGGGGAGGGCAAGAAGCTGTCCGGAATCCTGTGCGAGTTCGCACCGTCCGGGCATCCGGACGGCGGCGGCATCGCGGTGATCGGCACCGGACTGAACCTCGACCTGACCGCGGCGCGGCCGCCGATCGAGACGGCGGCCTGCCTGCGGAGCCTCACCGGTGACGTCCCCGACCCGACCGTCGTGGCGATCGCCTATCTGCGGGCGCTCTCGGATCTGCTCACGCGCTGGCCGTCGGACCTGACGGCGCTGGCCGCCGACTACCGGGCCGCCTCGGCGACCCTCGGTAAGCGGGTGCGGCTGGTGCTGCCCGGCGACCGGGAGGTGATCGGCCGTGCGATCGACGTCGACGACGAGGGCCGCATCGTGGTAGAGGGCCCGGATGGCCGCGTGACGGCCTCGGCGGGCGACGTCACCCACCTCCGCCCGGCCTGA
- a CDS encoding PH domain-containing protein yields MAYPRENLAPGETVLVHRHPHWKSLVAPVLLFWLLTAVAGLLLGLLWNSAGPGPARTWATVAVGVVWGLGAFWWLARPLAAWATTHFVVTDRRVIYRNGILTRSGIDIPIGRINTVEFSHGLLDRILRTGSLQIQSASDDPLTFVAIPRVESVHALLYERLLDHVDDEDWDRRSDWDRRGDGDRRGDRDRRDGDRSRR; encoded by the coding sequence ATGGCATATCCGCGGGAGAACCTCGCGCCCGGCGAGACCGTGCTGGTCCACCGGCATCCGCACTGGAAGAGCCTGGTGGCGCCGGTGCTCTTGTTCTGGCTGCTCACCGCGGTCGCCGGACTGCTGCTCGGGCTGCTGTGGAACTCAGCCGGCCCGGGTCCCGCGCGCACGTGGGCCACCGTCGCGGTCGGCGTGGTGTGGGGGCTGGGCGCCTTCTGGTGGCTCGCCCGGCCGCTCGCCGCCTGGGCCACCACCCACTTCGTGGTGACCGATCGCCGGGTGATCTACCGCAACGGCATCCTCACCCGCTCCGGGATCGACATCCCGATCGGCCGCATCAACACCGTCGAGTTCTCGCACGGACTGCTCGACCGGATCCTGCGCACCGGGTCGCTGCAGATCCAGTCCGCGTCCGATGATCCGCTGACCTTCGTCGCGATCCCGCGGGTCGAGTCGGTGCACGCGCTGCTGTACGAGCGGCTGCTGGACCACGTCGACGACGAGGACTGGGATCGCCGCAGTGATTGGGATCGCCGCGGTGATGGGGACCGGCGCGGTGACCGGGACCGGCGTGACGGCGATCGGAGCCGGCGATGA